In Pseudoalteromonas sp. NC201, a single window of DNA contains:
- the nlpI gene encoding lipoprotein NlpI has protein sequence MKLAKIVVPLVLMGLVGCKSTQPEATKNIVNVPLAVPLQANFRNEIAIARFNELLLQPDMANEQRAQLLYNRGMLYDSIGLQTLARIDFNRAVKIKPDLAEVYNFLGIHQTLEQNYGRAYEMFDAVLELDEQHEYAYLNRGIALYYGERADLAVKDFEAFLARAPKDAYRAMWLYIAQQQVDDALAKQTLAANSQALDPDEWSSQLVALYLGTLSEEAFLAQISEGVSTQEEYAQRLCEAYFYLAKQYQTQGDLASAISYFKLALATNVYEFVEHKYARLELDLLAQLNDEQDAS, from the coding sequence ATGAAGTTAGCGAAAATAGTTGTGCCATTAGTGCTAATGGGGCTGGTAGGATGTAAAAGCACGCAGCCAGAGGCCACTAAAAACATTGTAAATGTTCCGCTTGCAGTACCACTTCAAGCCAATTTCCGTAATGAAATTGCCATTGCTCGATTTAACGAGTTACTCTTGCAGCCGGATATGGCAAATGAGCAACGCGCGCAGCTACTATACAATCGCGGTATGCTGTACGATAGCATTGGTTTGCAAACCCTTGCTCGTATTGACTTCAATCGCGCCGTAAAAATTAAGCCAGATCTCGCTGAAGTATATAACTTCCTAGGTATTCACCAAACGCTAGAGCAAAATTATGGCCGGGCATATGAAATGTTTGATGCTGTGCTAGAGCTCGACGAGCAACATGAATATGCCTATTTAAATCGTGGTATCGCATTGTATTACGGTGAAAGAGCCGATTTAGCTGTAAAAGATTTTGAAGCCTTTTTGGCGCGTGCTCCAAAAGATGCGTACCGTGCTATGTGGCTGTATATTGCTCAGCAGCAAGTAGACGATGCGCTTGCTAAGCAGACATTGGCGGCAAATAGCCAAGCATTAGATCCTGACGAGTGGTCGTCTCAGTTAGTTGCATTGTATTTGGGGACTTTATCTGAAGAAGCATTTCTTGCGCAGATCTCTGAGGGCGTGAGCACCCAAGAAGAGTATGCGCAGCGTCTCTGTGAGGCCTATTTTTATCTGGCTAAGCAATATCAGACGCAAGGGGACTTAGCCTCTGCGATTAGCTATTTTAAGCTCGCATTGGCAACCAATGTATATGAGTTTGTAGAACATAAATACGCCCGTCTTGAGCTTGATTTACTTGCCCAGTTGAATGACGAACAAGACGCGAGCTAA
- the pnp gene encoding polyribonucleotide nucleotidyltransferase, producing MQAIIKEFQLGQHTVTLETGAIARQADGAVLASIGDTSVLVTVVGRREAAPGQDFFPLTVNYQEKMYAAGRIPGGFLKREGRPSDGETLTARLIDRPIRPLFPDGFVNEVQVIATVVSVNPEIQPDIVALIGTSAALAISGIPFNGPLGAARVGFIDGQYVLNPTLKELETSKLDLVVAGTENAVLMVESEAEVLTEEEMLGAVVYGHEQSQAIIKAIEEFRAEAGKAAWDWTAPEKDLTLAEKVAAIAEQKVGDAYRITDKVARKEALSEAKAEVIEKLGAEVAEGESLDEQVVGKTFSSLEKKIVRSRIIAGEKRIDGREPDMVRALDVMTGVLPRTHGSAIFTRGETQALVTATLGTERDAQMLDDLTGTHKHHFMLHYNFPPFCVGETGFVGSPKRREIGHGNLAKRGIAAVMPTLAEFPYSVRVVSEITESNGSSSMASVCGTSLALMNAGVPVKASVAGIAMGLVKEGEDFVVLSDILGDEDHLGDMDFKVAGTANGVTALQMDIKIEGITKEIMQIALRQAKAARLHILGVMDQAISAPSEELSEFAPRIYTMKIPAKKIAEVIGKGGATIRQLTEETDTTIEIEDDGTIKIAATNGNSAQAAISRIEALTAELEVGTLYTGKVIRIVDFGAFVNVLPGKDGLVHISQISEERVNNVSDHLTVGQEVKVKVLEVDRQGRVRLSIKEAQEKKAEQPKEEGAE from the coding sequence GTGCAAGCAATTATTAAAGAATTTCAACTAGGTCAACACACGGTGACTCTAGAGACAGGTGCTATCGCACGTCAAGCTGACGGCGCAGTACTTGCAAGCATTGGTGATACTTCGGTACTTGTTACTGTTGTAGGAAGAAGAGAAGCGGCTCCTGGCCAAGACTTTTTCCCACTAACGGTTAACTACCAAGAAAAAATGTACGCTGCGGGTCGTATCCCTGGTGGTTTCTTGAAGCGTGAAGGTCGTCCTTCAGACGGTGAAACACTAACCGCTCGTCTAATCGACCGTCCAATTCGTCCTCTATTCCCAGACGGCTTTGTAAACGAAGTTCAGGTTATCGCGACAGTGGTTTCTGTAAACCCTGAGATCCAACCAGATATCGTTGCTTTGATTGGTACTTCAGCAGCGCTAGCTATCTCTGGCATTCCATTCAATGGCCCTCTAGGTGCCGCGCGCGTTGGTTTCATCGATGGTCAATACGTACTTAACCCTACGTTAAAAGAGCTAGAGACAAGTAAGCTTGACCTAGTTGTTGCTGGTACTGAAAACGCAGTACTAATGGTTGAATCAGAAGCTGAAGTGTTAACTGAAGAAGAAATGCTTGGCGCTGTTGTATATGGTCACGAGCAATCACAAGCTATCATCAAAGCAATCGAAGAATTCCGCGCTGAAGCTGGTAAAGCTGCATGGGATTGGACAGCACCTGAAAAAGATTTAACACTAGCTGAAAAAGTCGCTGCAATTGCAGAGCAAAAAGTAGGTGATGCTTACCGTATTACCGACAAAGTTGCACGTAAAGAAGCACTTTCTGAAGCAAAAGCAGAAGTCATTGAAAAGCTAGGCGCTGAAGTTGCTGAAGGCGAGTCACTAGACGAGCAAGTGGTAGGTAAAACATTCAGCTCACTTGAGAAGAAAATTGTACGTAGCCGTATCATTGCTGGCGAAAAACGTATCGACGGTCGTGAACCAGATATGGTTCGTGCGCTAGACGTGATGACGGGTGTACTGCCACGTACTCACGGTTCTGCAATCTTTACTCGTGGTGAAACTCAGGCACTTGTAACAGCAACCCTTGGTACTGAACGTGACGCGCAGATGCTAGATGACCTAACTGGTACTCACAAGCATCACTTTATGCTTCACTATAACTTCCCTCCATTCTGTGTAGGTGAAACGGGTTTTGTAGGGTCTCCTAAGCGTCGTGAAATCGGCCACGGTAACCTAGCTAAGCGTGGTATTGCGGCAGTAATGCCAACACTGGCTGAATTCCCATATTCAGTACGTGTAGTATCTGAAATCACTGAATCAAACGGTTCATCTTCAATGGCATCAGTATGTGGTACTTCACTTGCGCTAATGAACGCTGGTGTTCCAGTTAAAGCGTCAGTTGCTGGTATCGCGATGGGTCTAGTGAAAGAAGGCGAAGATTTCGTTGTACTTTCTGACATCCTTGGTGATGAAGATCACTTAGGTGATATGGACTTTAAAGTAGCGGGTACAGCAAACGGTGTAACTGCACTACAAATGGATATCAAGATTGAAGGTATCACCAAAGAAATCATGCAGATCGCGCTTCGCCAAGCGAAAGCAGCGCGTCTACACATCCTAGGTGTGATGGACCAAGCGATTTCTGCACCTTCTGAAGAGCTATCTGAGTTCGCTCCACGTATCTACACTATGAAGATCCCTGCGAAGAAGATTGCTGAAGTTATCGGTAAAGGTGGTGCAACAATTCGCCAGCTTACTGAAGAAACAGATACAACGATTGAAATTGAAGACGACGGTACTATCAAGATCGCTGCAACGAATGGTAATAGCGCACAAGCTGCTATTTCACGTATCGAAGCGCTTACAGCAGAACTTGAAGTTGGTACGCTTTACACTGGTAAAGTTATCCGTATCGTAGACTTCGGTGCGTTTGTAAACGTACTTCCTGGTAAAGATGGCCTAGTGCACATCTCACAAATCAGTGAAGAGCGCGTAAATAACGTTTCAGATCACTTAACTGTTGGTCAAGAAGTTAAAGTTAAAGTACTTGAAGTTGACCGCCAAGGCCGTGTTCGCTTAAGTATCAAAGAAGCACAAGAGAAAAAAGCTGAGCAGCCTAAAGAAGAAGGCGCTGAGTAA